From a region of the Impatiens glandulifera chromosome 4, dImpGla2.1, whole genome shotgun sequence genome:
- the LOC124935843 gene encoding protein STRUBBELIG-RECEPTOR FAMILY 3-like → MTGDVKCNKYIEIFMWLIAAVCLLCNSHGLTDPRDVSAINDLYTALGQPPLTRWVSLGGDPCIEAWQGVQCVNSNITGILLSGLNLGGELGESLQKFASIIQIDLSNNHIGGSIPFNFPITIRTLFLSGNQLTGNIPNTISLLGQLTDLSFTMNQLTGEIPDSFQQLRSLINLDLSGNNLTGQLPPSLANLSALAILHLQNNQLIGKLDVLQDLPLIDLNVENNLFYGPIPPKLLNISNFRRGGNPFNTTIIPLPPSFPPSISPSGAPAPTNTVPTERPKILSNKRFMWLVIGGILAFVVFSSGLCLFICRYVRQRQLADKLGKLSDSSVFTDYGQSPKENRYLRMASISMRKEEEVKDNHSIIDFPPPALLLQVKQNPDLSSTKNKATTKTLDSTRTFTIASLQQYTDSFSQENFLGQGLIGSVYRAQLSTLELLAVKKLDTRICRPLSDENFLELVSVGSKLRHENLAELVGYCLEHGQQLLVYKYYQNGTLHEALHSDECIGKKLSWNTRIRLALGAARALEYLHEVCEQPIVHGNFKSSNILLDDDMTVRVSDCGLAPVSPDEYLKLLMNDGYGAPEVELGVYNCKSDVYSFGIILLELLTGRKSCDRSRPRGEHFLVRWVIPQLHDIDALSEMVDPSLNGVYPTKSLSRFADIISLCVQPEPEFRPLMSEIVVNLLHML, encoded by the exons ATGACGGGAGACGTAAAATGTAACAAATATATCGAGATTTTCATGTGGCTGATTGCAGCTGTTTGTTTACTTTGTAATTCGCATGGTCTAACTGATCCTCGTGATG TTTCTGCAATTAATGATCTATATACTGCTTTGGGTCAACCACCTCTTACCCGATGGGTGTCGCTTGGAGGTGATCCATGTATTGAAGCTTGGCAAGGCGTGCAATGTGTAAATTCCAACATCACTGGAAT ACTTCTAAGTGGTTTGAATCTGGGAGGTGAATTGGGTGAAAGCTTGCAGAAATTTGCTTCTATTATACAGAT AGACTTGAGCAATAATCATATTGGTGGTAGCATTCCATTCAATTTTCCCATCACTATCAGGACTTT ATTTCTTTCTGGCAATCAATTGACTGGCAACATCCCAAATACTATATCTTTACTTGGTCAATTAACAGACTT ATCGTTTACCATGAACCAATTAACTGGGGAAATCCCAGATTCATTTCAACAGCTCAGAAGTTTGATAAACCT GGATCTTTCTGGTAATAATCTCACCGGTCAGCTCCCTCCATCGTTGGCTAACTTATCGGCTCTTGCCATATT GCATTTACAGAACAATCAACTCATTGGAAAACTTGATGTGTTGCAAGACCTTCCTCTCATTGACCT GAATGTGGAGAATAACCTGTTTTATGGTCCAATACCCCCTAAGTTACTCAATATATCAAATTTCAG GAGAGGAGGAAACCCGTTCAACACAACTATTATACCACTGCCTCCAAGCTTTCCGCCTTCAATATCTCCTTCAGGAGCTCCAGCTCCTACTAATACAGTCCCAACAGAAAGACCAAAGATTTTGTCAAACAAAAGATTCATGTGGCTGGTTATCGGAGGGATCCTAGCATTTGTAGTATTTTCATCAGGATTGTGTCTGTTTATATGTAGATACGTGAGACAAAGACAATTAGCTGATAAATTGGGCAAGTTGAGTGATTCTAGTGTGTTCACTGATTATGGACAGAGTCCTAAAGAAAACAGATATCTGAGAATGGCTTCCATCTCAATGAGAAAGGAGGAGGAGGTGAAGGACAATCATTCAATTATAGATTTTCCTCCACCAGCCCTTTTATTACAGGTGAAGCAGAATCCAGACTTGTCCAGTACTAAAAATAAAGCAACGACGAAAACTCTCGATTCCACGAGGACCTTCACGATTGCATCACTTCAGCAATACACTGACAGCTTTTCTCAAGAGAATTTTCTTGGTCAGGGTTTGATTGGCTCTGTATATAGAGCTCAACTTTCCACACTAGAG CTTCTAGCAGTCAAGAAACTGGATACCAGAATTTGCAGGCCATTAAGTGATGAAAATTTCCTCGAGCTCGTCTCTGTTGGTTCTAAGCTTCGACATGAGAATTTAGCTGAGCTGGTTGGATATTGTTTGGAGCATGGACAGCAGTTACTTGTGTATAAATACTACCAAAATGGAACCCTTCATGAAGCATTGCATTCAGACGAATGCATTGGTAAGAAACTGTCGTGGAATACTCGAATCCGCTTGGCTCTAGGTGCTGCACGAGCCTTAGA GTATCTGCATGAAGTTTGTGAACAGCCAATTGTGCATGGGAACTTCAAGTCTTCCAATATTCTCCTTGATGATGATATGACAGTGCGCGTTTCAGATTGTGGTTTGGCTCCTGTTTCTCCGGATGAGTACCTAAAACTG TTAATGAACGACGGTTATGGTGCACCTGAAGTGGAGTTGGGAGTTTATAATTGCAAGAGCGACGTGTACAGCTTTGGGATCATACTGTTGGAGCTTCTTACTGGTCGAAAATCTTGCGATAG ATCAAGGCCAAGAGGGGAACACTTTTTGGTGAGATGGGTAATTCCTCAGCTTCATGATATTGATGCATTATCGGAAATGGTTGATCCTTCCTTAAATGGAGTTTACCCAACAAAATCATTATCGCGTTTTGCAGACATTATCTCCTTGTGTGTTCAG CCTGAGCCGGAATTCAGACCACTAATGTCGGAGATCGTCGTGAACCTCTTACATATGCTATAG